ATCGTTGAATTTTGAACCTGCTCCTCAGGTTTGTCGAAGAGTGAGAGTGTTGCGACATCCCGGATGAAAAGGTCTCGATGACAACATATGTGTCCCGCTTCGTGTGCGAGCGTAGTCCGCAGTCGCCTACGGGAAACGATGTCCGCTTCGGCAGCTTCGGCGAGTTCGAGGCTGACCTCGACGACTGCTGAGCCGTCGGGGTAAAATTTAGTGCGTCCGAGAAGCCCTTCAGGCAAGTGGATAAAATCCGGCTCGACTTTAAGCGACTTGAGAAGGACGAGGTCAATGTCTACGCCACACCCCTCGCGAAAACAGTCGCCAGCTTGGCCGCGAAGGCAATCCATCATGACTTCGAATTCATTATCCTCGAAATAAACCTGTTTGCCCCAGGGGCTGCGTTTGCTCTTTGACAGTCTCACTCGCTAGCGTCCTTCTTCTTTGTTTCGTTATCCCGGAGACTCTTCCGCAATCTCTCCAATATCTCCTTTGGATCGCGTTTGGACGATCGAGCTTCTCTGAGCATTTGCCCCACTTCCGGATTTGCGCTTACCCATTCAGACAACTCCGGATCCAACCGAGCATCAAGGGACTTGAGGTGCTCATAGGATCCACCGACGTGGTGAAGCGCTTTGGCTATTCTGAGCAGGTATTCATCAGACGGCAATCTTCGCCCGTGTTCAATATCCGACAGGTGGGCGGCTGAGATATTGGTTCGCCTACCAAAGTCTCGTAGCGTAAATCCGGCCGCGCGCCGCAAATCTCTGATCTCTTCGCTTAGTTTCTTTCCCATTGGTTGCAATGTCCGCATACAGTGCGAACAAGTCAAGTGGTTTTTTCATGAAAAACTACTCCCCAAAGACAAAAAGAGGGCTTGAAAGTTGAATTTCAAACCCTCGGGTAGCAATGGAGAAAACCTCTCCGATTGCCGGTGGTGAAAAAGAGCGATGTTGTGATTGGCTTTGGGAATCAGCGGAGCAAGGCTCCGGCGCGGCGTTCAAGGCTGACGCGTTTATCGGCGTACGGGATTTCCCGCGCAACCGCCGTCATACCTTGGACAAGACCCCAGACGGTTGTCGGGTCATCCCCTTCCGCCAGACCTGTCTTCCACGCGGTGGCGAGTTCGCTGCGCGTGAAGGGCTCATCTTTGAACAGCGAGAGGATTTCCTCAAGGGTCGATCCGGTCCGTTGGTTCATAGCCCTATGGACGGTGTCCTTGATGTGATCGTCCAGAGCCCGGTTCTCCACGAACCGATTCAGCACCGGTACCGCCTCAGTGTAGAAGCGATGGAGTGCTCGGTTCCGGTGGACGATCTTCAGCTCTTCGACCTGTTCGGCTCCCCAAACCACTCCATTTCCACAGATGTGGTTGTAGAGGAACGTCGTTAAGCCGAAGGTGGCCGATCCCGTTTCGGAGTTCCAGCAGAAGAAGCCTTTGCTCAGACGGGCGTTGCCGATTTCGATGGGCTGTTCGTCGTTGATGAGAAAGACGAACATATCCCGATCCGAGGCATACAACCCTCGCGACTCGTTGGCTGGTGCTGGCGGCGGGCGCCAGGCGGTGCCGTCGATTGCGGATTGCAGTTCAGTCAAAACGTCGTAGTCCCAGATGCGACCGTAGCTCGAGCTGGTGAAGGCGGCAGCCACGTTGGCAATGGCGCTGTCATCAGATTCGGGATTCTTGCGCGTCAGGATATTGCACTCGTCGGATGACCTTGAGATACCGTATTCCAGGCACTGCGCGGTCACGTCTGCGGGTAAGGACCGGAGATATCCGGCCGGTGCTCCCACGCGCTGGCACAACTGGCTAAAGGCCCAGTTGGTCAAGATAGCATGTGGCAGGTGGCCGTTAAGGTTCAACGCTCCACCGTGGGAAGCGTAGATGCGCAGTGAGTGTAGATCGCGCCGATCTTCCACTGAGTCCCGCTTGCGCCTGCCGGTAAAGTCCAGCAGGGCGTCAATGGTCGGAAACCGCTCATCGGGTGATCGCGCCACCCACTGCTTGTGAGCGTCGTACAAATTCGTTGGCATAGTTTTCTCCTTTCTCTCGTGAAGCCAACTTGCGTTATGGTTTCAAGTCCGCCACTTGCGGCACGTCTCGAAGAATTCACAAGTCGGGCACTGCCACCCTTGGTTGGGGTAGAAGTGACCGTCTTGGATTGCCCGTGAGACACCTTTGGCGATGTGGAAGAAGCGGACCATGTCCTGCATGTCCCGCCCGACCTCGAACGACTGCATCCGGACGTTCTTCGACTTGATCAACACGTCAAGTCGCAGATTCGCCGGACGCTTGTACAGCACTTGGTAGGCGTACGCGTAGGCGGTCAGTTGCAGATGCTGCAGGATGGTGGTCTGGTCGTACGTCTTCGCTGCGGTCTTGAGTTCGACCACCATGTCTTCGGTCTCAATGAGATCGAAGTAGCCGTCCAAAGGGACATCGAGTTCCTCGCCGGTTTCCAAATCTACTAAGGGCACCCTGAATGGCAATTCAACCGATGCCGGTTTCCTGCCCGGATATTCCTTGAGGTAGACGGCTAAGAGCTCTCGGCCTTTGGCAATGAGCGATTCTTTGTCGTCGCCGTTCTTGAAGCGAATCTCATCCATGGCTTGCGCTTGGATATCCGCTTCGAAGATCCGGCTGACCTGTTCCCACTCTGGGTAGTTCCCCTGCTGCCGCTGCTTGTGCCACCACTCGACTGCCGAGTGCATGGCGCTCCCCATGGCAAGCTCCGCCGGTTTGAAGGCTTTGGGGAGCTTGTCGATGTAGTTGAAACGGTACTTGAGCG
This is a stretch of genomic DNA from Candidatus Zixiibacteriota bacterium. It encodes these proteins:
- a CDS encoding ImmA/IrrE family metallo-endopeptidase, whose translation is MRLSKSKRSPWGKQVYFEDNEFEVMMDCLRGQAGDCFREGCGVDIDLVLLKSLKVEPDFIHLPEGLLGRTKFYPDGSAVVEVSLELAEAAEADIVSRRRLRTTLAHEAGHICCHRDLFIRDVATLSLFDKPEEQVQNSTILCREEVIGSRHYNGEWWEYQANRCMAALLLPKEILKVQVAAVLEVNRLSDLEAAIKNGRAVSAIRDLADVFDVSVEATIYRLKDFGYIPDEFQIGLELV
- a CDS encoding DUF932 domain-containing protein, with amino-acid sequence MPTNLYDAHKQWVARSPDERFPTIDALLDFTGRRKRDSVEDRRDLHSLRIYASHGGALNLNGHLPHAILTNWAFSQLCQRVGAPAGYLRSLPADVTAQCLEYGISRSSDECNILTRKNPESDDSAIANVAAAFTSSSYGRIWDYDVLTELQSAIDGTAWRPPPAPANESRGLYASDRDMFVFLINDEQPIEIGNARLSKGFFCWNSETGSATFGLTTFLYNHICGNGVVWGAEQVEELKIVHRNRALHRFYTEAVPVLNRFVENRALDDHIKDTVHRAMNQRTGSTLEEILSLFKDEPFTRSELATAWKTGLAEGDDPTTVWGLVQGMTAVAREIPYADKRVSLERRAGALLR
- a CDS encoding helix-turn-helix domain-containing protein — protein: MGKKLSEEIRDLRRAAGFTLRDFGRRTNISAAHLSDIEHGRRLPSDEYLLRIAKALHHVGGSYEHLKSLDARLDPELSEWVSANPEVGQMLREARSSKRDPKEILERLRKSLRDNETKKKDASE
- a CDS encoding PD-(D/E)XK nuclease family protein, giving the protein MMDNISVSQINLYLLCPLKYRFNYIDKLPKAFKPAELAMGSAMHSAVEWWHKQRQQGNYPEWEQVSRIFEADIQAQAMDEIRFKNGDDKESLIAKGRELLAVYLKEYPGRKPASVELPFRVPLVDLETGEELDVPLDGYFDLIETEDMVVELKTAAKTYDQTTILQHLQLTAYAYAYQVLYKRPANLRLDVLIKSKNVRMQSFEVGRDMQDMVRFFHIAKGVSRAIQDGHFYPNQGWQCPTCEFFETCRKWRT